Proteins encoded in a region of the Vicia villosa cultivar HV-30 ecotype Madison, WI linkage group LG5, Vvil1.0, whole genome shotgun sequence genome:
- the LOC131601625 gene encoding photosystem II 5 kDa protein, chloroplastic-like encodes MASLTMTASFFAGSSAIASRSPVATQRKLVVANAARGVEVEKMEVSYENDKEGTNGRRNIMFAAAAAAVCSVAGMALADEPKRGSPEAKKAYAPVCVTMPTARICRN; translated from the coding sequence ATGGCATCACTAACCATGACAGCATCATTCTTCGCCGGGAGCTCAGCGATCGCCTCCCGGTCACCTGTGGCAACTCAAAGGAAACTGGTGGTGGCTAATGCTGCTAGAGGAGTTGAAGTAGAAAAGATGGAAGTGAGTTATGAGAATGACAAGGAAGGAACCAATGGAAGGAGGAACATCATGTTTGCTGCTGCAGCAGCTGCTGTTTGTTCTGTTGCTGGGATGGCTTTGGCTGATGAACCTAAACGTGGTTCTCCAGAAGCTAAGAAAGCATATGCACCTGTTTGTGTTACCATGCCAACAGCTAGGATTTGCCGCAACTGA
- the LOC131601624 gene encoding uncharacterized protein LOC131601624 isoform X1, which yields MNMKFTGYSISLSFSPLASNFIKNTPRLQATISRRSPRNLCISRFFCSKQQHGAVAKHYLPPWFSVAPMMDWTDNHYRTLARIISKHAWLYTEMLAAETIVHQKDNLDRFLAYSPEQHPIVLQIGGSNVESLAKATELANAYCYDEINLNCGCPSPRVAGHGSFGVRLMLDPKFVAEAMSAIASSTNVPVSVKCRIGVDDHDSYDELCDFIFKVSSLSPTKHFIIHSRKALLNGISPAENRSIPPLKYEYFYGLLRDFPDLTFTINGGITSVDEVTAAREAGAHGVMIGRAAFYNPWNVLGHVDTAIYGAPSCGLTRRQVLEKYIVYGDSVLGKYGHKPNVRDVVKPLLNLFHSEPGNGQWKRNADAAFRNCTTIESFFEETLEAIPDSVLDSPVSEPSPGRTDLFANVDSLLPPPYKTREEAIVICA from the exons ATGAATATGAAGTTCACAGGCTATTCCATTTCCCTTTCATTTTCCCCTTTAGCTTCCAATTTCATCAAAAACACTCCCAGATTACAGGCCACTATATCTCGAAGAAGCCCTAGAAATTTATGCATTTCGAGGTTCTTTTGTTCCAAACAACAACATGGGGCTGTTGCCAAACACTATCTTCCTCCTTGGTTTAG TGTTGCTCCAATGATGGACTGGACGGACAATCACTATAGGACTCTCGCGCGCATCATATCAAAGCATGCTTGGCTGTATACTGAGATGCTTGCAGCCGAAACAATTGTTCATCAAAAGGATAATCTC GACAGATTCTTGGCATATTCTCCGGAACAACATCCCATTGTGCTTCAAATTGGAGGGAGCAATGTAGAAAGTCTGGCAAaagcaactgaacttgctaatgCTTATTGCTATGATGAGATCAATTTAAA CTGTGGTTGCCCAAGTCCAAGAGTAGCTGGACATGGGAGTTTTGGTGTGCGTCTTATGCTTGACCCAAAG TTTGTTGCCGAGGCTATGTCAGCAATTGCTTCAAGTACAAATGTACCTGTCAGTGTCAAATGTCGAATTGGTGTGGATGATCATGATTCTTACGATGAACTGT GTGATTTCATATTCAAGGTTTCTTCTTTATCACCCACTAAACATTTCATAATTCACTCAAGGAAGGCACTGCTCAATGGCATTAGCCCAGCTGAAAATAGGAGTATTCCTCCGCTAAA ATATGAATACTTTTATGGCCTTTTACGAGACTTTCCAGATTTAACATTCACAATAAACGGGGGTATTACTAGTGTTGATGAG GTCACAGCAGCTCGAGAAGCTGGGGCTCACGGCGTTATGATTGGACGTGCAGCATTCTATAA CCCTTGGAATGTATTGGGACATGTTGATACTGCAATTTACGGTGCACCAAGTTGTGGTCTTACACGTCGTCAG GTTCTTGAAAAATATATAGTCTATGGGGACTCAGTGTTGGGAAAATATGGACATAAGCCAAATGTACGAGACGTTGTGAAG CCTTTACTCAATCTTTTCCATTCAGAACCTGGGAATGGACAGTGGAAGCGCAACGCCGATGCCGCTTTTCGAAATTGCACG ACAATAGAATCATTTTTTGAAGAAACCCTTGAAGCAATTCCTGACTCGGTATTGGATTCGCCTGTTTCAGAACCATCTCCTGGCCGCACCGATCTTTTTGCTAATGTAGACAGTTTACTGCCTCCTCCATACAAAACAAGAGAAGAGGCCATTGTTATATGCGCATAG
- the LOC131601624 gene encoding uncharacterized protein LOC131601624 isoform X2: MLGCILRCLQPKQLFIKRIISFLAYSPEQHPIVLQIGGSNVESLAKATELANAYCYDEINLNCGCPSPRVAGHGSFGVRLMLDPKFVAEAMSAIASSTNVPVSVKCRIGVDDHDSYDELCDFIFKVSSLSPTKHFIIHSRKALLNGISPAENRSIPPLKYEYFYGLLRDFPDLTFTINGGITSVDEVTAAREAGAHGVMIGRAAFYNPWNVLGHVDTAIYGAPSCGLTRRQVLEKYIVYGDSVLGKYGHKPNVRDVVKPLLNLFHSEPGNGQWKRNADAAFRNCTTIESFFEETLEAIPDSVLDSPVSEPSPGRTDLFANVDSLLPPPYKTREEAIVICA, from the exons ATGCTTGGCTGTATACTGAGATGCTTGCAGCCGAAACAATTGTTCATCAAAAGGATAATCTC ATTCTTGGCATATTCTCCGGAACAACATCCCATTGTGCTTCAAATTGGAGGGAGCAATGTAGAAAGTCTGGCAAaagcaactgaacttgctaatgCTTATTGCTATGATGAGATCAATTTAAA CTGTGGTTGCCCAAGTCCAAGAGTAGCTGGACATGGGAGTTTTGGTGTGCGTCTTATGCTTGACCCAAAG TTTGTTGCCGAGGCTATGTCAGCAATTGCTTCAAGTACAAATGTACCTGTCAGTGTCAAATGTCGAATTGGTGTGGATGATCATGATTCTTACGATGAACTGT GTGATTTCATATTCAAGGTTTCTTCTTTATCACCCACTAAACATTTCATAATTCACTCAAGGAAGGCACTGCTCAATGGCATTAGCCCAGCTGAAAATAGGAGTATTCCTCCGCTAAA ATATGAATACTTTTATGGCCTTTTACGAGACTTTCCAGATTTAACATTCACAATAAACGGGGGTATTACTAGTGTTGATGAG GTCACAGCAGCTCGAGAAGCTGGGGCTCACGGCGTTATGATTGGACGTGCAGCATTCTATAA CCCTTGGAATGTATTGGGACATGTTGATACTGCAATTTACGGTGCACCAAGTTGTGGTCTTACACGTCGTCAG GTTCTTGAAAAATATATAGTCTATGGGGACTCAGTGTTGGGAAAATATGGACATAAGCCAAATGTACGAGACGTTGTGAAG CCTTTACTCAATCTTTTCCATTCAGAACCTGGGAATGGACAGTGGAAGCGCAACGCCGATGCCGCTTTTCGAAATTGCACG ACAATAGAATCATTTTTTGAAGAAACCCTTGAAGCAATTCCTGACTCGGTATTGGATTCGCCTGTTTCAGAACCATCTCCTGGCCGCACCGATCTTTTTGCTAATGTAGACAGTTTACTGCCTCCTCCATACAAAACAAGAGAAGAGGCCATTGTTATATGCGCATAG